From Rutidosis leptorrhynchoides isolate AG116_Rl617_1_P2 chromosome 3, CSIRO_AGI_Rlap_v1, whole genome shotgun sequence, a single genomic window includes:
- the LOC139900396 gene encoding uncharacterized protein, with protein sequence MTSDCLKLNDWDGPCLNSHMVEKLEARFCETEILQTIKSCDKHKVLGLDGFNTLFYTKYWDIIKEDLVNALNWFWENETISNGCNASFITLIPKVEQSAFISDRYTLYGILIALEPVEELKAKKQKSFIFKVDFEKAFDCLDCDFLSILMDFMGFGLNGPIRFELV encoded by the exons ATGACATCTGACTGTCTTAAACTTAATGATTGGGATGGACCGTGTTTGAATAGTCATATGGTTGAAAAACTAGAAGCCCGCTTCTGTGAAACAGAAATTCTTCAAACTATAAAAAGTTGCGACAAACACAAAGTCCTCGGTCTGGATGGCTTCAACACACTCTTCTACACCAAGTATTGGGACATCATTAAAGAAGACCTCGTGAATGCTTTAAATTGGTTTTGGGAAAATGAaacaatttctaacggttgcaatgcCTCATTCATCACGCTAATCCCCAAG GTCGAGCAAAGTGCCTTTATAAGTGATAGATACACCTTATATGGCATTCTAATTGCTCTCGAACCTGTTGAGGAACTTAAAGCAAAAAAACAAAAAAGTTTTATCTTCAAAGTAGATTTTGAAAAAGCCTTTGATTGTTTAGATTGTGATTTTCTATCGATATTGATGGATTTCATGGGTTTTGGACTAAATGGACCAATTAGATTCGAGCTTGTCTAG